GTCTTCATTGTACCCTATATCATTTGGTACGCGTTCATATTAGGTTATCTAGTTTATTTTTGGTATAAGGATACTCGAGTTTATTTAAAAACATTGACAATGATTGTCATTGGCGAGTTAGTATGTTTCGTAATATACTTCTTCTTCCAAACAACCGTTCCTCGCCCAAATCTTGATGGTGATGGAATCCTTATAGACCTTGTCGGCATGATTTACAGCCATGATCAACCATATAACGCTTTCCCCAGCATACATGTATTAACTACGTTTGCCATCATTCTTGGCAATATCAACATTCGCAATAAGCATATCTTCCATTCGGTCTTCGTACCGGTGATGGGTTCGTTGATTATTATCTCTACGCTGTTTGTTAAACAGCATTATATACTTGATATGTTCGCTTCCATGTTTTTAACATCATTTATTTATGGAATTGTCTTTGAATTATTTGAATTTAAAGTTGCAGAAAAAAACGATACTGTTTATGTAAAAGATTGAAATCTTAAGTGCAAACAAAAGAGCTGCCATTGCAGCTCTTTTTTCAGTGCCTTAAGATAATCTTTATTTTTCGGTATCCTCTTCGCTCCTCACATCAGGTCTAACGGGATATAGTTCTTCAGACGCTTCTGTTTGATATTGGTACCCTTTATTCCCATATTGCCTTTCCCCATCTTCCAGAACAATGCCTGCCACATATTTATGGAAGAAGTATTCAAACACGGCAACACCAGCGGCAGATATCAAAGATGCCAGCAACAGACTCTCTCCATAAGTTAAACTTTCTCCCAAAACCCAAATGATCATAAATGCCAGTCCAAAGTCAGCTAATGTTGCGATTGTATTATTCGTTTTTGGCAATAAGAACAGGTCCCCAATTACATAAGAAGCTAGCCCAAGAACCAGGGAAATCAGGAAGACATTTGAAAAAGACATATCGTACATCAGGCCAAGAATGACATAAAGTAGTACCATGCTGGCAAGGAACTTTACAGCTAATGCTCTAATATGTTTCAAGCGGATTTCCTCCATAACCTTTAGTATTTTGCTTTACTTTGCGCGACTAGCTTTATTCCATACCTTTTTCTGTAAAACTAACGATATCATCCCAATAAGCAAGACTACGATTATGCTAATAAAGAAACCCATACGTATGCTCTTTTCCATTATCGTCCCGCTAACTGCAGCAAGAATAAGGGCGATTCCGATAAATGAAATGGTTTTTCCCCATGCTTTTAATTCCAGTAATTTCAGAGCTGAAATGATGATAAAAGCCCAATTGAATAAAATCAGGATTCCTGCGGCTGTAGTGATATATTCATAAATTTTGCCCGGAAGCAGCAAGGCCGTAATAATTGATGCAATCAAGCCAGCCACTGCCAGTCCAAGCGATGGAAGAGGCAGCTCTTTCATTTTTTTGATTTTCTTTGCGAAGACCTTCGGAGCATCCCCATCGCCGGCAAGCGTAACGAGAAGTGTGGTCACCCCGAACAGCGAAGCAGTCATGGTTGAAAAGCCTGCAACGATGATCGCTCCGTTGAACACATGAGGAAAAAAAGCCAGATTATATGGAGCCAGGGCTGTGACAAATGGACTTTCTTTATGATGAAAGGAACCATGAGCTGCCATAATGACCGCAAGCCCTAAAGCAAGAACGTAAATGATTACTAATAAAATCAGCATGATGACTCCCGCTTTTGGAGCATCTTCTTTATTTTTCAGCCTTGTTGCCATCAAGCCGATTACTTCTATTCCTCCGTATGCATAAAATGCATAGATCAATGACGACCAGAACCCTTTGAAGCCTTCAGGAAAGAGTTTTTGTGAAGAATTTGGCACGATTACTTGCTTCGTATCAAGATTAAACCAGCCAAATATAGCGGCAGCTGCTATTAAAATGAACATAATAATTGCGGCAGTTTTAATGATTGCAAATAAATCTTCTACCTTGTCAAATCCCTTATTCCCAGTAAGGACGACACCGATCGAGAGGATAGCATAACCAGTAGCGAAAATCCACAACGGTATGTTAGGAAACCAGAATTGTGACAAAATTGAAAGAGCAGTAAGCTGGCTTCCCATAATGAGGATATTGGAACTCCAATAATTCCAGCCACAGCTGAATCCAGCCCATTGACCATAGGCCTTCTTAGCATAATAGCAAAACGAGCCATCCTGGGGATCTTTTGCTGTCATTTTTGCCAGTAAATTATATACTACGTATGTTCCGATTGCGGCAAGGATGAAAGAAAAAACGATGGATGGCCCGGTAACTTTAATACCGATTGCAGAACCGAGGAAAAAACCGGTGCCAATCGTACACCCAACACCAATCAGTGACAGTTGCCACCATTTCAAATCTCCTTCATTGGAGCTATTTCCACATCCCGATTTTGATGATGGCAGAAAAAAATCCATTGTTTTACCCCCTTCCTCAACAAGTATTATCATTCGAGAATCAACTGTATTTTATGTATTGAACCATCAGGCAGAACAAAAAGCGCAAGCGCCTCGTTCAGCCCCGACAAGCGCTGGAGGGCCGACCGGTGAAGTCGTTCTTTGACTTTGTTCTTTGACTTCATTGGGCGGACCGAAATCGAAAAGTAGAGCCGACTGCCCAGAAACGCAAAAACTAGAGACTCCGACAAAGAAGCGCTGTTTGCTTCTGCCGGCGGAGTTGAAGTTTTGGAGTTTCTAGGAGGCGACACTAGACAATTCGAAAAGCGGAGGCGACTGCCCAACTCCGACAAGCGTTGGATGGCCTGACAAAGAAGTCGTTATTTGACTTCATTGGCAGGACCGAAGCGTCTCGAGGAGTTAGGACCCGCAGCTAGACAAGCGACTCGAGCTGCTCAAAGCTAACGCTTCTCGCAAGATACTCGGGGAAGTCTAATCAAGGATGAAAACTGGCTAGGCGCTGGAGCTGGATTAAGAATACTACATGTAGTTATCCACAACTAAATAATATTAAAATTGCTAAACAATGAAAAAAAGTCGAATCCCTGGGAATCGACTTTTCTCATTTTACTTCTTCCTCTTTTCTGATTCAGAGTCATTACTTAGTCCGGTCATCGTCCGATACATCTGGGTATACATACTTCCTTGCACGATGTTTTCAAGAAAGAATTCCCCGATGAGCTTTTTATACTCTTCATCTTCAAACATCTTCTTATTTTGCAGCTCCATTTCCGCAAGCCCTTCGTAGGTAGAAATCAGTGCGTAAGTGTGATCTTCACCTGAAATCGGCGATAAGAGCTCCACCTTGTGGTCATATTGTTCGTTTCGGAAATTTTGAATTAAGCGTAAGTTTTTGATGCCATCCGGAAATTTATCCTGTTTCATTTCAAATGTTTGTATAACAATAACTGACATATCCTATCCCCCTGTAAAATAACGATAGGATTAGATTTTTCCATTGTTAAACAATCTATACATTTGCCAGCCGGGTTCATCCTGTTTTAAATTTCAAGGGTACTTAACTCTCCGCCCACAGAATAATGAATTATATTTGCTTTTCAAACAAGGTATTGCGA
This window of the Mesobacillus jeotgali genome carries:
- a CDS encoding phosphatase PAP2 family protein, translated to MKNKRKDLPYLLFLLVMPVLGLIYKILNNNPREAVILSIEIDDKIPFLPVFIVPYIIWYAFILGYLVYFWYKDTRVYLKTLTMIVIGELVCFVIYFFFQTTVPRPNLDGDGILIDLVGMIYSHDQPYNAFPSIHVLTTFAIILGNINIRNKHIFHSVFVPVMGSLIIISTLFVKQHYILDMFASMFLTSFIYGIVFELFEFKVAEKNDTVYVKD
- a CDS encoding YndM family protein, coding for MKHIRALAVKFLASMVLLYVILGLMYDMSFSNVFLISLVLGLASYVIGDLFLLPKTNNTIATLADFGLAFMIIWVLGESLTYGESLLLASLISAAGVAVFEYFFHKYVAGIVLEDGERQYGNKGYQYQTEASEELYPVRPDVRSEEDTEK
- a CDS encoding amino acid permease; the encoded protein is MDFFLPSSKSGCGNSSNEGDLKWWQLSLIGVGCTIGTGFFLGSAIGIKVTGPSIVFSFILAAIGTYVVYNLLAKMTAKDPQDGSFCYYAKKAYGQWAGFSCGWNYWSSNILIMGSQLTALSILSQFWFPNIPLWIFATGYAILSIGVVLTGNKGFDKVEDLFAIIKTAAIIMFILIAAAAIFGWFNLDTKQVIVPNSSQKLFPEGFKGFWSSLIYAFYAYGGIEVIGLMATRLKNKEDAPKAGVIMLILLVIIYVLALGLAVIMAAHGSFHHKESPFVTALAPYNLAFFPHVFNGAIIVAGFSTMTASLFGVTTLLVTLAGDGDAPKVFAKKIKKMKELPLPSLGLAVAGLIASIITALLLPGKIYEYITTAAGILILFNWAFIIISALKLLELKAWGKTISFIGIALILAAVSGTIMEKSIRMGFFISIIVVLLIGMISLVLQKKVWNKASRAK